The Carnobacterium sp. 17-4 genome has a window encoding:
- a CDS encoding heavy-metal-associated domain-containing protein gives MKKELTIEGMKCEGCASTVVEKFQSVEGIERVVVNLETKQAIVESSNEIDESIFNQALSETNYTITSSN, from the coding sequence ATGAAAAAAGAATTAACGATTGAAGGCATGAAATGCGAAGGTTGTGCAAGTACAGTAGTTGAAAAATTCCAATCAGTTGAAGGCATTGAACGTGTAGTTGTTAATTTAGAAACGAAACAAGCGATTGTCGAAAGTTCTAATGAAATTGATGAATCAATTTTTAACCAAGCACTAAGCGAAACAAATTATACTATAACTAGTAGTAACTAA
- a CDS encoding ABC transporter ATP-binding protein, whose product MTGIQLKNVTKRYQDSESETIALNQVSMTVDKGEFVAIIGPSGSGKSTFLAIAGALLKPSEGEVFIKDRAISSLNEKELAQVRLEQIGFILQTSNLIPYLTVLDQLLVVVKMKGSITEDMKKIARELLADLGLDNKFGKFPDKLSGGERQRVAIARSFMNDPDVILADEPTANLDTARAHEVVQLIAKEVKSRNKAAIMVTHDERMLKYCDRVYRIEDGVLKEEKTV is encoded by the coding sequence ATGACTGGTATTCAATTGAAAAATGTAACAAAACGTTATCAAGATAGTGAAAGTGAAACAATTGCTTTGAATCAAGTTTCAATGACTGTGGATAAAGGAGAATTTGTAGCTATTATTGGACCATCTGGTTCAGGAAAGAGTACCTTTTTAGCAATTGCAGGAGCTTTATTGAAGCCTTCTGAAGGAGAAGTATTTATTAAAGATAGAGCAATATCCTCTTTGAATGAAAAAGAGTTAGCACAAGTTCGTTTGGAACAAATTGGTTTTATACTGCAAACATCAAACTTGATTCCTTATTTGACTGTACTAGATCAATTATTGGTGGTCGTAAAAATGAAGGGTTCCATTACTGAAGATATGAAAAAAATAGCAAGAGAACTCTTAGCAGATTTAGGATTAGACAATAAATTCGGAAAATTTCCAGACAAGTTATCTGGCGGTGAAAGGCAGCGAGTGGCAATTGCGCGTTCTTTTATGAATGATCCAGATGTTATTTTAGCAGATGAACCCACAGCTAATCTAGATACTGCACGTGCTCATGAAGTTGTGCAATTGATTGCAAAAGAAGTGAAATCTCGGAATAAAGCCGCTATTATGGTTACCCATGATGAACGCATGTTGAAATACTGTGATCGTGTTTATCGTATTGAAGATGGTGTACTCAAAGAAGAGAAAACTGTATAA
- a CDS encoding dicarboxylate/amino acid:cation symporter encodes MKRIKLGLVTKLLIAIILGIIFGQLAFLPDFIIQIPVTISALFSSLLSFIIPLMIIGFVVVGIADLTQGAGKLLGITTLIAYSSTLIAGFIAYFIAVNVFPLFIDSGLSAEGIGEKASLAPLFSIPIEPIMDVTSAIVFSFMIGICISWLRGQGKGDTMYNFFSEFSLIISKILNSLIIPGLPIFIFGNFVNLSYTGSVFSILSVFWKVFVIVISLQLILVSLFFVIAGLYTKKNPLILIKNQIPGYITAIGTQSSAATIPVNLEVAKKNGVSAQIREFVIPLCATIHLLGSIVTVISCVTAVLLMYNMPVQLGMMAGFIAMLGIAMVAAPGAPGGAIMSALPFMTMVGIDPTGVLGNLLITLYLTQDSFGTAANVSGDNAIAVIIDKIYFKHILKKNE; translated from the coding sequence ATGAAAAGGATCAAATTAGGATTAGTAACAAAATTGCTAATAGCAATTATTTTAGGTATTATTTTTGGACAATTGGCTTTTTTGCCGGATTTCATTATTCAAATACCGGTTACAATTTCTGCTCTATTCAGTAGTTTATTAAGTTTTATTATCCCATTGATGATCATTGGTTTTGTGGTAGTGGGTATTGCGGATCTTACACAAGGGGCAGGAAAGCTTTTGGGAATCACCACATTGATTGCCTACTCTTCAACATTGATTGCTGGTTTTATCGCATATTTTATAGCTGTGAATGTTTTTCCATTATTTATTGATAGTGGATTAAGTGCTGAAGGTATTGGTGAAAAAGCCAGCCTTGCACCACTATTTTCGATTCCTATAGAGCCTATTATGGATGTTACTTCTGCCATTGTTTTTTCTTTTATGATTGGGATTTGTATCTCTTGGTTAAGAGGACAAGGCAAAGGAGATACTATGTATAACTTTTTTAGTGAATTTAGTTTGATTATCAGTAAAATACTTAATTCACTAATTATTCCGGGACTGCCAATTTTTATATTTGGTAATTTTGTAAATTTGAGTTATACAGGAAGTGTATTTTCGATCCTTTCAGTTTTTTGGAAAGTATTTGTAATTGTGATTAGCTTACAACTTATCCTTGTGTCACTCTTCTTTGTGATTGCAGGACTTTATACAAAGAAAAATCCATTAATATTAATTAAAAATCAAATTCCAGGTTATATAACAGCAATTGGAACACAGTCCTCGGCAGCAACTATTCCGGTGAATTTAGAAGTAGCTAAAAAGAATGGTGTATCGGCACAAATTCGTGAATTTGTCATCCCATTATGTGCTACGATTCATTTGTTGGGAAGTATTGTTACAGTTATTTCTTGTGTAACAGCTGTTTTATTAATGTACAATATGCCGGTGCAATTAGGCATGATGGCAGGATTTATTGCGATGTTGGGTATAGCTATGGTAGCAGCGCCTGGAGCACCCGGTGGAGCAATTATGAGTGCTTTACCTTTTATGACTATGGTTGGTATAGATCCTACTGGTGTATTGGGAAATCTCTTGATAACATTGTATTTAACGCAAGATAGTTTTGGAACTGCAGCAAATGTTTCAGGGGATAATGCTATTGCAGTTATCATAGATAAAATTTACTTTAAGCACATCTTAAAAAAGAATGAGTAA
- a CDS encoding heavy metal translocating P-type ATPase, which translates to MTEKSFTIEGMSCASCAQTVEKATKKLPGVKEASVNLATEKMHIQYDESILTDKDIQEAVNQSGYKAVTDKKQKTFTIEGMTCASCAQTIEKATGKLPGVANVSVNLATEKMSIQYDPDQLGVADITNAVKESGYEAHEEIESADALDMDREKKAQHIKEMWQRFWISAIFTVPLLYISMGHMLGMPLPEVIDPMMNAGTFSFTQLILTLPVVILGREFFKVGFKALFKGHPNMDSLVALGTSAAFVYSLAATIGIWMGNVGLAMELYYESAAVILTLITLGKYFEALSKGKTSEAIKKLMGLAPKKARLMRNGQEVEVAVDEVQVNDLIIVKPGEKMPVDGVVVEGMTSVDEAMLTGESIPVEKTTGDAIIGASINKNGTIQYKATKVGKDTALSQIIKLVEDAQGSKAPIAKLADIISGYFVPIVIILAILSGVAWYLAGESGVFALTIAISVLVIACPCALGLATPTAIMVGTGKGAEYGVLIKSGGALEKTHKIDTIIFDKTGTLTEGKPEVTDIVTVSELSEEKLLILAASAEKGSEHPLGEAIVHGAENKKLPLLKTQTFNALPGHGIEVTIENQSLLLGNKKLMVDRGISLDAVESISDKLASEGKTPMYIAKDGQMAGIIAVADTVKANSLNAIEKLHKMGLEVAMITGDNKRTAEAIAKQVGIDRVLSEVLPEQKANEVKKLQAEGKIVAMVGDGINDAPALAQADIGIAIGTGTDVAMESADIVLMRSDLMDVPTAVELSKATIKNIKENLFWAFGYNVLGIPIAMGLLHIFGGPLLNPMLAGAAMSFSSVSVLINALRLKRFKP; encoded by the coding sequence TTGACTGAGAAATCATTTACCATTGAAGGGATGAGTTGCGCATCATGTGCTCAGACTGTTGAAAAAGCGACTAAGAAATTACCTGGAGTCAAAGAAGCCAGTGTGAATTTGGCTACTGAAAAAATGCATATTCAATACGATGAATCGATTCTGACAGATAAAGATATCCAAGAAGCCGTAAATCAATCAGGATACAAAGCTGTAACTGATAAAAAACAGAAAACCTTTACCATTGAAGGGATGACCTGTGCATCATGTGCTCAAACGATTGAAAAAGCAACTGGAAAATTACCAGGAGTAGCAAATGTGAGTGTGAATTTAGCTACTGAAAAAATGAGTATCCAATATGATCCAGATCAATTAGGAGTAGCGGATATTACAAATGCCGTAAAAGAATCTGGTTATGAAGCTCATGAAGAAATTGAATCAGCCGATGCACTAGACATGGATCGTGAAAAAAAAGCACAACACATAAAAGAGATGTGGCAGCGATTTTGGATTTCAGCTATTTTTACGGTCCCTTTATTGTACATTTCAATGGGCCATATGTTAGGAATGCCACTACCTGAAGTGATTGATCCTATGATGAATGCGGGCACTTTTTCTTTTACTCAATTGATTTTGACTTTACCAGTTGTAATTCTTGGAAGAGAATTTTTTAAAGTCGGATTCAAAGCTTTATTCAAAGGTCATCCCAATATGGATTCGCTTGTTGCTTTAGGAACGAGTGCGGCCTTTGTATACAGCTTAGCTGCAACTATAGGCATATGGATGGGAAATGTTGGCTTAGCTATGGAGCTTTATTATGAATCTGCGGCAGTTATTTTGACGTTGATCACGCTTGGTAAATACTTTGAAGCTCTTTCAAAAGGGAAAACTTCTGAAGCAATTAAAAAACTAATGGGTCTTGCTCCAAAAAAAGCTAGGCTGATGCGAAATGGACAAGAGGTAGAAGTAGCAGTCGACGAAGTACAAGTAAATGATTTAATCATCGTGAAACCAGGTGAAAAAATGCCCGTCGATGGAGTAGTGGTCGAAGGAATGACGTCAGTTGATGAAGCTATGTTGACTGGAGAAAGTATACCCGTTGAAAAAACAACTGGCGATGCGATAATTGGAGCAAGTATCAATAAAAATGGAACAATTCAATACAAAGCTACAAAAGTTGGTAAAGATACAGCCTTATCTCAAATCATTAAGTTGGTTGAAGATGCACAAGGTTCAAAAGCTCCTATTGCGAAACTTGCCGATATTATTTCTGGATATTTTGTACCAATCGTTATCATACTAGCTATCCTATCAGGAGTAGCTTGGTATCTAGCTGGAGAATCAGGGGTATTTGCTCTGACAATCGCAATTTCGGTATTAGTTATTGCCTGCCCTTGTGCGCTAGGATTAGCGACACCTACCGCTATTATGGTCGGTACAGGAAAAGGAGCCGAATATGGCGTTTTAATTAAAAGTGGCGGAGCACTAGAAAAAACACATAAAATCGACACGATTATTTTTGATAAAACAGGCACACTAACTGAAGGAAAACCTGAAGTAACAGATATTGTAACTGTTAGTGAGTTATCTGAAGAGAAGTTATTGATTCTTGCAGCTTCTGCTGAAAAAGGCTCAGAACATCCACTTGGAGAAGCAATTGTTCACGGAGCAGAAAATAAGAAATTGCCTCTTCTTAAAACGCAAACATTCAATGCTTTGCCTGGACATGGAATTGAAGTAACAATAGAGAATCAATCTCTCTTATTAGGAAATAAAAAATTAATGGTCGACCGCGGTATCTCACTTGATGCAGTAGAGTCAATTTCCGATAAGTTAGCAAGCGAGGGTAAAACCCCAATGTATATTGCTAAAGATGGTCAAATGGCAGGAATAATTGCCGTTGCAGATACAGTAAAAGCGAATAGCTTGAATGCCATTGAAAAATTGCATAAGATGGGATTAGAGGTAGCAATGATTACTGGTGACAATAAACGGACTGCTGAAGCTATTGCCAAACAAGTAGGAATTGACCGTGTGTTAAGTGAAGTGTTACCGGAACAAAAAGCAAACGAAGTAAAAAAATTACAAGCCGAAGGAAAAATAGTCGCTATGGTAGGTGATGGTATCAATGATGCTCCTGCTTTAGCACAAGCTGATATTGGTATTGCCATTGGAACAGGTACAGATGTAGCTATGGAATCTGCAGACATTGTACTGATGAGAAGTGATTTAATGGATGTACCAACAGCTGTGGAATTGAGTAAAGCAACCATCAAAAATATCAAAGAAAACCTATTTTGGGCATTTGGGTACAATGTTTTAGGAATTCCTATTGCTATGGGACTGCTCCACATTTTTGGAGGACCATTGTTAAACCCGATGTTGGCTGGAGCAGCAATGAGTTTCAGTTCAGTATCCGTACTGATCAATGCACTGCGTTTAAAGAGATTCAAACCCTAA
- a CDS encoding 5-formyltetrahydrofolate cyclo-ligase, protein MTEKIEKQGLRKKMITLLNSISAEEKTAIEIKLEENLFRSSEWKSAKRIGVTLSQGFEWNTFGIIKKAWEEGKTVCAPKCVPEHKAMIFYDFTSMEQLEKGFYNLIEPKPAQTKKVGKTEIDLVLVPGLIFDEKGYRVGFGGGYYDRFLKDFPNRTVGLIYSKQVTSALPIEPFDIPVQKVITEKSE, encoded by the coding sequence ATGACAGAAAAAATAGAAAAGCAAGGATTGCGGAAAAAAATGATTACTTTACTCAATAGCATTTCTGCTGAAGAAAAAACAGCAATTGAAATAAAACTAGAGGAGAATTTATTTAGGTCGAGCGAATGGAAGTCAGCCAAGCGAATAGGCGTTACTCTTTCCCAAGGATTTGAATGGAATACATTCGGAATCATCAAGAAAGCTTGGGAAGAAGGAAAAACGGTTTGTGCTCCAAAGTGCGTTCCAGAACATAAAGCAATGATTTTTTATGATTTCACGAGCATGGAACAGTTAGAAAAGGGCTTTTATAATCTGATTGAGCCGAAACCTGCACAAACAAAAAAGGTAGGTAAAACGGAGATTGATTTAGTATTGGTTCCAGGATTGATTTTTGATGAAAAAGGGTACCGAGTTGGTTTTGGTGGAGGGTATTATGACCGATTTTTGAAAGACTTCCCCAATCGTACGGTAGGACTTATTTACTCAAAACAAGTGACTTCAGCTCTTCCAATAGAACCATTTGATATACCAGTACAAAAAGTCATAACAGAAAAGTCCGAGTAA
- a CDS encoding TetR/AcrR family transcriptional regulator → MAREKKFSTDDIYLQTHNLLIKEGYEKFSFSLLAKSLKVSRAAIYKYYTNKDELISDYLVGQMKQMMEEFHQINLSLDFTDQFDQLFELIFKYREVHLISNALPHDKMVISTEKQKQKELISGEVHGHFFNYIQQFIQTGKTNGYIKKEIPDSLIVGIIFHSINIPDHSNLSSKERAYFIKMIIKNGIFDIPK, encoded by the coding sequence GTGGCAAGAGAAAAGAAATTTTCAACAGATGATATTTATTTGCAGACACATAATCTTTTGATAAAAGAAGGTTATGAAAAATTTTCATTTAGTTTGCTGGCCAAATCATTAAAAGTTTCAAGAGCGGCTATCTATAAATACTATACGAATAAAGATGAACTTATTAGTGATTACTTAGTAGGACAGATGAAACAAATGATGGAAGAGTTTCATCAAATAAACTTGTCTTTGGACTTTACAGACCAATTTGATCAATTATTCGAGTTGATTTTTAAGTATCGAGAAGTACATTTGATTTCAAATGCTCTTCCACATGACAAAATGGTCATCAGTACTGAAAAACAAAAGCAAAAAGAACTTATTTCTGGAGAGGTCCATGGACATTTCTTTAATTATATTCAACAATTTATTCAGACTGGTAAAACAAATGGTTATATAAAAAAAGAAATCCCCGATAGTTTAATTGTTGGTATTATTTTTCATAGTATTAATATACCTGATCATTCTAATTTAAGTTCCAAAGAAAGAGCTTATTTTATTAAGATGATCATTAAAAATGGTATTTTTGATATTCCAAAGTGA
- a CDS encoding cyclodeaminase/cyclohydrolase family protein → MKEQTIEHFLTELSAKKSTPGAGGAAALVAALGTALGSMVGNFTIGKKKYQAVQTEVEKIVEELEQIKLELEELIQKDADAFYPLAQAYKLPKETPTEIAYKEKVMEEALEGATIVPIDIMKKALRAIELLERVAEIGNTMLTADAGTGIVFCKAALEGASLSVYINTTEMQNKQKRQLLNQEAERLVEKGSTIASNVYQMISQSYKVAK, encoded by the coding sequence ATGAAAGAACAAACGATTGAACATTTTCTAACCGAACTTTCTGCAAAAAAATCCACACCTGGAGCAGGTGGTGCAGCGGCCTTAGTAGCTGCATTAGGTACTGCTTTAGGTAGTATGGTTGGGAATTTTACTATTGGAAAGAAAAAGTATCAAGCCGTTCAGACTGAAGTAGAAAAAATTGTTGAAGAGTTAGAACAAATCAAGCTGGAGCTAGAAGAGTTGATTCAAAAAGATGCAGATGCATTTTACCCTCTAGCACAAGCTTATAAGTTGCCTAAAGAAACGCCAACGGAGATCGCGTATAAAGAAAAGGTAATGGAAGAAGCTTTAGAGGGCGCTACAATTGTGCCAATTGATATTATGAAAAAGGCGTTAAGAGCGATTGAATTGCTTGAACGAGTAGCAGAAATAGGAAATACCATGCTAACAGCAGATGCTGGCACGGGAATTGTTTTTTGTAAAGCAGCTTTAGAAGGAGCAAGTTTAAGCGTCTATATCAACACGACAGAGATGCAAAATAAACAAAAAAGACAACTTTTAAATCAAGAAGCTGAACGATTAGTTGAAAAAGGGTCAACGATTGCCAGCAATGTTTATCAAATGATTAGCCAATCTTATAAAGTAGCAAAGTAA
- a CDS encoding aminopeptidase C, with protein sequence MGINNELLTEFKVRFDANNTNQVIKGAIAKVGIDDASLDNNVLRRHPFEFSNETKRGAITNQQSSGRCWMFAALNTARVDTMEKLNMDSFEFSQNYTLFWDKLEKANYFLDSILETLDEPQNSRIVSHLLMDPVQDGGQWDMFSGLLEKYGAVPKSVMPETFHSSNTRKLNSVLTSKLREFACQLREAYQAGSSLNELTENKETMLYFIYTVLVKALGEVPESFTYTYRNKEGEYCRINELTPQDFFKEYVGWDLTSLVSLLNAPTEDKPFGRAYTVKYLGTVKEAKPIQYINVPIQVLKEAAVASIKDAQPVWFGCDVGKMLVRDSGIMDEHSYNYELTLGEGNGLTKAQRLDYGDSLLTHAMVFVGVDLDEQGQPLTWKVENSWGDKSGKKGIYSMSDKWFEEFNYQIAVDKKYIPEKWLKALEQPVIALEPWDPMGALALVK encoded by the coding sequence ATGGGAATCAATAACGAATTGTTAACAGAGTTTAAAGTACGGTTTGATGCAAACAATACAAATCAGGTGATTAAAGGCGCCATAGCAAAAGTTGGTATTGATGATGCTTCTTTAGATAATAATGTTTTAAGAAGGCATCCTTTTGAGTTCTCAAACGAAACCAAACGTGGTGCAATAACAAATCAACAATCCAGTGGCCGATGTTGGATGTTTGCAGCTTTAAATACTGCTCGTGTAGATACGATGGAGAAATTAAATATGGATAGTTTTGAGTTCTCACAAAATTATACGTTGTTTTGGGATAAACTTGAAAAAGCCAATTATTTCTTAGACAGCATTTTAGAAACACTAGACGAACCGCAAAATTCTAGAATTGTTTCTCATCTATTGATGGATCCAGTTCAAGATGGTGGACAATGGGATATGTTTTCGGGACTGCTAGAAAAATACGGCGCGGTTCCTAAATCTGTTATGCCAGAAACGTTTCATTCTTCTAATACAAGAAAATTAAACTCAGTACTAACCTCTAAACTCAGAGAATTTGCTTGTCAATTACGTGAAGCTTATCAAGCTGGATCTTCATTAAACGAATTAACAGAGAATAAAGAAACGATGCTGTATTTCATTTATACTGTGTTAGTCAAGGCATTGGGTGAAGTTCCTGAGTCATTTACTTACACTTATCGAAACAAAGAGGGTGAATACTGCCGTATCAATGAACTCACTCCACAAGACTTTTTTAAAGAATATGTCGGTTGGGATTTAACAAGTTTAGTCAGCTTGTTAAATGCACCAACTGAAGATAAACCTTTTGGAAGAGCTTATACTGTTAAGTATTTAGGAACCGTTAAAGAAGCAAAACCGATCCAATACATCAATGTCCCTATTCAAGTTTTAAAAGAAGCCGCTGTTGCTTCAATTAAAGACGCTCAGCCAGTCTGGTTTGGCTGCGATGTGGGCAAAATGTTGGTAAGAGATAGTGGGATTATGGATGAACATAGTTACAATTATGAATTGACACTAGGTGAGGGTAACGGATTAACAAAAGCGCAGCGCTTAGATTATGGCGATAGCTTATTGACTCATGCAATGGTATTTGTGGGAGTAGATTTGGACGAACAAGGTCAGCCTCTAACATGGAAAGTTGAAAACAGTTGGGGAGACAAATCAGGTAAAAAGGGAATATATTCCATGAGTGACAAATGGTTTGAGGAATTTAACTATCAAATTGCAGTAGATAAAAAATACATTCCTGAAAAATGGTTGAAAGCGTTAGAACAGCCTGTTATTGCATTAGAACCATGGGATCCAATGGGTGCTTTAGCTTTGGTAAAATAA
- a CDS encoding formate--tetrahydrofolate ligase yields MKFKTDVTIAQETTMKPIVEIAKKLGINDNAIEQYGKYKAKINELELTDLETKKDGKLILVTAITPTPAGEGKTTTVVGLGDGLQKIGKKAAIALREPSLGPVFGMKGGAAGGGYAQVVPMEDLNLHFTGDFHAISAANNLLAAMLDNHIHHGNALAIDTRNITWKRVVDMNDRQLRFIVDGLNGKTNGVPREDGFDITVASEIMAILCLSMNMEEMKGKLKRIIVGYSVAGQPVTAGDLKAHGAMAALLKEALKPNLVQTLEHTPAFIHGGPFANIAHGCNSIKATKLALKYADYVVTEAGFGADLGAEKFMDIKCRLSGLEPSAVVVVATVRALKMHGGMAKKELKEENVVALEKGLPNLMKHIENMQTVFGMPTVVAINKFPTDTAEELALVKEKCEELGVHVVLSDVWENGGNGGQDLARAVVILAEQKSTLTYAYELEDSLVDKMTKVVQKVYGGEGIALAPGVKKEITRLEALGFGNLPICMAKTQYSFSDDKNKLGRPEDFTVTIKKVKVSAGAGFIVVLTGDIMTMPGLPKVPAAESIDVLADGRIIGLF; encoded by the coding sequence ATGAAATTTAAAACAGATGTCACGATTGCACAAGAAACGACAATGAAACCAATAGTAGAAATTGCTAAGAAATTAGGAATCAATGATAATGCGATTGAACAGTATGGAAAGTATAAAGCTAAAATCAATGAACTAGAGTTAACGGATTTAGAGACTAAAAAAGATGGTAAGTTGATCCTTGTAACGGCTATTACGCCAACTCCAGCTGGAGAAGGCAAGACAACAACAGTAGTTGGATTAGGAGATGGGCTTCAAAAAATAGGCAAAAAAGCTGCAATAGCGCTTAGAGAACCGTCTTTAGGACCTGTTTTTGGCATGAAAGGAGGCGCAGCAGGAGGCGGATACGCTCAAGTAGTACCAATGGAAGATTTAAACTTGCATTTCACAGGGGATTTCCATGCCATCAGTGCAGCCAATAATTTATTAGCTGCTATGCTGGATAATCATATTCATCACGGAAATGCACTAGCGATTGATACACGAAATATTACATGGAAACGTGTGGTAGATATGAATGATCGCCAATTGCGGTTTATCGTGGATGGATTAAATGGTAAAACGAATGGTGTTCCACGCGAAGATGGATTTGATATTACAGTAGCTTCAGAAATTATGGCTATCTTATGTTTATCAATGAATATGGAAGAAATGAAAGGAAAGTTAAAAAGAATTATTGTAGGCTACAGTGTAGCTGGGCAACCGGTTACTGCAGGAGATTTGAAAGCACATGGAGCAATGGCAGCCTTATTAAAAGAAGCATTAAAACCGAATTTGGTTCAAACATTGGAACATACACCGGCGTTTATTCATGGAGGACCATTTGCCAATATCGCTCATGGATGTAACAGCATCAAAGCAACGAAATTAGCTTTAAAATATGCAGATTATGTTGTCACTGAAGCTGGATTTGGTGCTGATCTAGGTGCTGAAAAATTCATGGATATTAAATGCCGTTTATCAGGTTTGGAACCTTCTGCGGTTGTAGTCGTAGCAACGGTAAGAGCATTGAAAATGCATGGAGGAATGGCTAAAAAAGAATTAAAAGAAGAGAATGTGGTAGCTCTTGAAAAAGGATTGCCTAATTTAATGAAGCACATTGAAAATATGCAAACCGTTTTTGGTATGCCAACTGTTGTAGCCATCAATAAATTTCCAACGGATACCGCTGAAGAATTAGCATTAGTGAAAGAAAAGTGTGAAGAACTTGGGGTACATGTTGTTTTATCAGATGTTTGGGAAAATGGCGGTAATGGGGGACAAGATCTAGCTAGAGCAGTTGTTATTTTGGCGGAACAAAAAAGTACGTTAACGTATGCTTATGAGTTAGAGGATTCGTTGGTAGATAAAATGACTAAAGTGGTTCAAAAAGTATATGGGGGTGAAGGAATTGCATTAGCTCCTGGAGTAAAAAAAGAAATTACTCGTCTAGAAGCTCTTGGATTCGGGAACCTACCTATCTGTATGGCAAAGACACAATATTCTTTCTCAGATGATAAAAATAAACTAGGCCGACCGGAAGATTTTACAGTGACCATAAAAAAAGTAAAAGTTTCTGCTGGAGCGGGATTTATAGTTGTATTAACGGGTGATATTATGACGATGCCAGGATTGCCAAAAGTACCGGCAGCAGAGTCGATTGATGTGTTAGCGGATGGAAGAATCATTGGATTATTTTAA
- a CDS encoding ABC transporter permease, translating to MIGLIIVFISWLVFVLSGLGTGLSDLATSTLKYSEADYVVFEKETDFSFSKSILSEDLEEQLLDEKGVEAVASMGTVSASIRSAASDEENATKTDVLIAGIQPGSFMEPSVSSGKSLINSNLNGVIVDESLKEDGFSLGDTLAINGSNEEVEIIGFVQNETLNHQPVIFAQLDKFRAIKYAAPGSDNGIENPVNGILLQGTNVDVEAINETIDGIEIGTKDEAVNAVPGYTAENGTIMMMLWFLIIISAFIIGVFFYVLTNQKTQQFGVLKAIGASNGFVIKTVISQVFVLSAVSILVGIGLTYLTAAVLPEGMPFNLKLPMVIIYSIVLLAISVLSSLFSVIKISKIDPLTALGRLE from the coding sequence ATGATTGGGTTAATTATAGTATTTATTTCGTGGCTTGTGTTTGTATTATCTGGTCTTGGAACGGGATTATCTGATTTAGCAACTTCGACGTTAAAATATTCGGAAGCAGATTACGTTGTTTTTGAAAAGGAAACGGATTTTAGCTTTTCTAAGTCAATTCTTTCTGAAGATTTGGAGGAACAATTGCTAGACGAAAAAGGGGTTGAAGCTGTCGCTTCAATGGGAACGGTCTCGGCTTCAATACGTTCTGCTGCCAGTGATGAAGAGAATGCAACAAAAACGGATGTCCTTATAGCGGGTATTCAGCCCGGATCATTTATGGAGCCGTCTGTCAGTTCTGGAAAATCACTAATAAACAGCAATTTGAATGGTGTAATTGTGGATGAGTCGCTGAAAGAAGACGGTTTTTCATTAGGTGATACGCTAGCAATCAATGGATCTAATGAAGAAGTGGAGATTATCGGTTTTGTTCAAAATGAAACTTTAAATCATCAGCCGGTTATTTTTGCACAATTAGATAAATTTCGTGCTATTAAGTACGCTGCACCTGGTTCAGATAATGGTATAGAAAATCCAGTTAATGGAATTTTACTTCAAGGAACGAATGTAGACGTTGAAGCAATAAATGAAACAATTGATGGGATTGAAATAGGGACAAAAGATGAAGCTGTAAATGCAGTTCCTGGATATACAGCTGAAAACGGCACAATCATGATGATGCTTTGGTTTTTAATTATTATTTCAGCTTTTATTATTGGTGTGTTCTTTTATGTTTTAACCAATCAAAAAACGCAACAATTCGGTGTGCTAAAAGCCATTGGAGCAAGCAACGGATTTGTTATTAAAACAGTTATCTCACAAGTTTTCGTTTTATCAGCTGTCAGTATTTTAGTAGGAATTGGTTTGACATACCTTACTGCTGCAGTATTACCAGAGGGAATGCCGTTTAACTTGAAACTCCCTATGGTTATTATTTATAGTATCGTTTTACTAGCGATAAGTGTCTTAAGTTCGCTGTTTTCTGTAATCAAAATTTCAAAAATTGATCCGTTAACAGCATTAGGGAGGTTGGAATAA